A segment of the Bradyrhizobium sp. CCBAU 53340 genome:
TATTGATCAGGGTGATGCCGCGGCAATCAGGCGCGACCAGATGAAAGGCCGGCATCTGCGGGGTGCGCACGGGCGCGTCGCCGCTCGTCGCGCCGCCGCTATGCGTAATCACATTGCCGGGTGCGACGAAGGCATCGAGGCCGGCCTCGCCGGACTGGAGCCGCTGCTGGCACGCTTGCGCGAAGGCATCGACATAGAACTGGTAGTTGGTGAAGATCACGAAGTTCTGGAAATGCTCGGGGTCGGTGCCGGTGTAGTGGTAGAGCCGGCGCAGCGAGTAGTCGACGCGAGCGGCGCGGAACAGCGACAGCGGCTCCGGCGTACCCGGTCGAAGCTCGAACGTGCCGTCGGCGATGGAATCGTCCATGGTGGCGAGATCGGGCACGTCGAACGCATCGCGCAGCGATCGCGTGGCGAGCGAACTCTCGCTGGTGGTGATGGCGGCTTCGATGTTGATGTCGCGGCGATAGGCGAAGTGGATCGGGATCGGCTCGACGGATTCACCGATCTCGACCGGCACGCCGTGGTTCTGGATCAAAAGGCCGATCTGCTCGGTGAGATAGGCACGGAACAGATCCGGCCGCGTCACACTGGTCTCGTGCACGCCCGGTCCCGCGACGAAGCCATAGGCGAGACGCGAATCGAGCCGTGCATGCGTCGCCGTAGTGAGACGGACGAAGGGATAATAGGCTCGCACCCGCGTCGTGATCGCCTCGCCCGAGACATAGGCCTCGAACCGGTCACGCAGGAATTTGGTGTTCCGCTCGTAGATTTCTTCGAGCCGGGCGACGGCGGCCGATGCATCGGAGAAGGATTTGGTGGCGATGGAGGGGGGAGATTGCATTGTTCGACCGCCGGGTTGCTGGGGCTCGAGTCGAACTATAGCAAGAACAGGGCCGCACCGTCATTGCGATCGCTGAAAAGTACTCAGGAGAGCTACGACCAAAATAAGTCCGAGAAATGTTACCACTGCCGTAAACAGCTTACGACGACGGTCACGACATCGGTCCGAAAGCTTGTTCGAGAGGACGGCCACAACGGAGCGTTGCCCCCTGGTGAACCAATCCAGCGATTGGGCGTGGTCCTCAGACCATTCTTCGAGAAACTTGTGTTGCTGATAGGCTCCAACAACGAAGGCTGGGATTGCAGCGAAGAAAAGGACGTGCGTCAGAGCCGACACAATCGTCTCTAGCATTATCGACAGCCTCCAAAACACCGCTGCTACACCGCGAGTCTAGCAGGTATCCCGGATTTGGCACCGCGCCGGATGACGCTTCGCGTCACTTCTCCCGGAAGGCCCGCATGAACTGGTCGTGCAGCGGCTTCAACAGGTAGGACAGCATGGTGCGGTCGCCGGTCTGGACGAAGGCTTCGACCGGCATGCCGGGGATCAGCTTGGAATCGCCGAGCCGGGCGACCTCCTCGGCCGACATCGAGACGCGGATCGTGTAGTAGCTCTGGCCCGTGCGCTGGTCGGTCGTGACGTCAGGCGAGACGCGGCTGACCACGCCGTTGAGCTCGGGCGTGGTGCGCTGGTTGAAGGCGGACAGACGCAGCAACGTCTTCTGGCCGATCTGCAGCTTGTCGATATCGACCGGATTGACCTTGGCCTCGACCTGGAGATCGTCGGTCTGCGGCACGATCAGCATCAGGGTGTCGCCGGCGGTGACGACGCCGCCGACGGTGTGCACCGTCGATTGCAGCACCATGCCGTCCTGCGGCGCGCGGATGTCGACGCGGCGGAGCTGGTCTTCGGCCGCGACCTTGCGCTCGATCAGCTCGCCGCTCTTGTCGTTGGTCTCGCGCAGATCCTTGGAGACCTCGCTCACCATGTCCTTGTCGACCTGGATGATCTGCAGCTCGGTCTCGGTGATCTTGCCCTTCGCCTGCGCCCGCGAGGCGATGTATTGCGCGCGCTCGCCGTTGAGACGGGCCGAGTCGCGCTCGAGCGTGGTCAGGCGCGAGATCTGGACCAGGTGCTTGTCATAGAGATCGCGCACGCCGGTGAGCTCCTGCTGCACCAGCGCGATCTCCTTGTCCTTGGCTTTCTCCTGCGCCTGGAGACCATCGATCTCCTCATTGAGCTGCTGGATGCGTTCACGCAGCTGCGCCTTCTGGCCGGCGCGGCCGTTGACGCGGACCTCGAACAGCTTGCTTTCGGCTGACAGCAGGGCCTTGACGTCGGGATCGTCACGGCGGTCAAGCAGCGCTTGCGGGAATTCGATCTTGTCGAGACCGCGCTGTTCGGCCTGAAGCCGTGCCGCACGCGCCTGCGCGGCGTCGAGATTCTTGGTGACGATGGCGAGATTGGCCCTGGTGACGGTGTCGTCGAGCCGCACCACGATGTCGCCGGCCTTGACCACGTCGCCGTCACGCGCGCGCACCTCGCCGACCACGCCGCCGGTCGGGTGTTGCACCTTCTTGACGTTGGATTCGACCACGATCTGGCCCGGCGCGATCAGCGCGCCTGAGATCAGCACGGTCGAGGCCCAGCCGCCGAGACCGACGGCGAGGAACGCCACGATGCCGAGACCAAGGAACAGATGAAACCGGATCGATTCCCGCACCGTCTTGGGCGCAGCGGGCTTGGTCCCGCCAACCGTCATCGTGCTCATGCTTTGGCCACTCCGCCTTCGCTGACGACCTTGATCGGCGCCGGCGGCGCGACGCGGGGCTGCAGCACCTGGGCGAGCACCTGCTCCTTCGGGCCGAAGGCCTGCATGCGGCCGTCGCGCAGCACCAGGATCTGGTCGACCGCCTCGACGCCGATCGGGCGATGCGCCACCACAATGACAATGGCGCCGCGTTCACGCGATGTGCGGATGGCGCGGGTCAGCGCCTCGTCACCTTCGGTGTCGAGATTGGAATTGGGCTCGTCAAGCACGATCAGGAACGGATTGCCGTAGAGCGCGCGCGCCAGCGCCACGCGCTGGGCCTGGCCTGCGGAGAGCGAGGCGCCCTGCTCGCCGACCTGCGTGTTGTAGCCCTCGCGCATCTTGATGATCATCTCGTGCACGCCGGCCTCCTTGGCCGCGGAGATGATGCCGTCGGACGTCGCCTCGGGATCGAAGCGGCTGATGTTCTGCGCGATGGTGCCGCCGAACAGCTCGACGTCCTGAGGCAGATAGCCGATGTGGCGGCCGAGCACGTCACTCGACCATTGGTCGAGCGCCGCGCCGTCGAGCCGGACCTTGCCGCGAACCGGCTGCCAGACACCGACCAGCGCGCGGATCAGCGAGGACTTGCCGGAGCCGCTCGGCCCGATCACGCCGAGGCCGTTGCCGGCTTCCAGCGCAAAGGTGACGTCCTGCACGATGATGCGCTGGTCGCCCGGCGCCACCATGGCGACGCCTTCGACCGAGAGCCGGCTGGTGGGCGCCTGCAACTGGGTCGGCGTTGCCTGCGCCGGCATCTGCTCCAAGAGGCGGCTGAGGCGATGCCAGCTCTGGCGGGCCGCCACGAAGGATTTCCAGTGCGCGATCGCAAGATCGACCGGCGCCAACGCGCGGGCCGAGAGGATCGAGCCGGCGATGATGATGCCGGCGGTCGCCTCCTGGTGGATGACGAGATAGGCACCGACCGCGAGCACCGCCGATTGCAGCATCATGCGCAGCACTTTTGCGATTGCGCCGAGGCCGCCGGCGACATCGCTCGCGCGCTGATTGCCGGCGAGGTATTTTTCGTTGGCCGCGCTCCAGCGCTGGTTCAGCCGGCCGGCCATGCCCATCGACACCAGCACTTCGGCGTTGCGGCGGCTGGACTGGGCGAGGTCGTTGCGCTGGGCGGCAAGGCCCATCGCCTCCTTCGCCGGCTGGCGGGACAGGAATTCGGTGACCAGGGTCAGCCCGACCAGGATGATAGCGCCGACCAGCGCGGTCACGCCGATCATGACATGGAAGGCGAAGCAGATGGCGAGATAGAGCGGCAGCCAGGGCAGGTCGAAGAAGGCACTCGGGCCCATGCCGCTCAGGAAGGAACGGACATTGTCGAGATCGCGCAGCGGTTGCAGCCCCTCGTTGCGGTTGCCGACCAGCAGCGGCAGGCGCACGATGGTGTCGAACACGCGCTTGTTGAGGGCCTCGTCGAGCGCGGTGCCGACCCGTCCGAGGATGCGGCCGCGGATCATGTCGAGCACGCCCTGGCCCATATAGAGGCCGCTGGCGAGGATGATCAGACCAACCAGGGTCGGGATGCTGCGGCTCGGCAGCACCCGGTCATAGACCTCCAGCATGAAGATCGAGCCGGTCAGGTAGAGCAGGTTGATCATGCAGCTCATGAAGCCCACGCCGACGAACGCCGTGCGGCAGGCACGCAGCGCGTCACCGAGCTCTGAACGGCGTAAGCCCGGAACGGCTGCCATCAGTCTGATCTCTTTCGGGTAAGGGGCAAAACCCCTGATTTCAAAGGTAAATTGAAGCTACTCGCCTCGGATTAATATCGGGTATTTCCCGCGTGCAACGCAATCGAATTAATCCGGGCCCGTCACATCTACCTCTAACGGCCCGATCTGCAAGTCCGGTATTTCACAGTCTTTGCGGCTTTTTCTGGCAAAGACGACCACCTCTCCCCAGGTTGTGGGGAGAGGCGCAGGGTTCCGATCGACGGAAACAAGCCCGCTAGAGCCGGCCACCGCCGCGCACCAGCCGCACCACCAGCAGCAGGATGACGGCGCCGATCGCGGAATAGATGATTTCCGAGACCAGCCCGAGGCCGAGATGGATGCCGAGCTTCGGGAACAGGAAACTCGCGACAAACGCGCCGGCGATGCCGATCACGATGTCACCGATGATGCCGAACCCACTCCCCCGCACGACCTTGCCGGCGAGCCAGCCGGCGACCAGGCCGACGAACAGGATGATGATGAGGCTTTGACCAGAAATGTACATAAGTGGAAGTCCCTCTCCGTGAACGCGGCCATGGAACCGGAACCGGGATGAATGGGGTCTGAATGGTGTCGCGGGACGGCCCCTCAAGCGAGAATCGCAAAACAACCCCATGCACAGTAGCAACGGCTCCCCGCCGCGATGCGCGGTGGGTTGTGACAACCTCATGTGTGAGTGGAGGATTTTCGGCTACGTCGCCGTCGCAGCCTCCGCCAGCACGCATCTCGCGGCACGGCCCGGGCCGACCTCCACGTTCGGCGGCAGCTGCTCCAGGCAGCGCGGCTCGGCGAGCTTGCAGCGGGGGGCGAAGGAGCAGCAGTTCGGCTTTTCGGCGAGCGACGGCGGGGTGCCGGGGATGGTCTCGAGCCGCTGCCCCCGCCTGGCGCCATGGATGGTCGAGGCCAGCAGACCCTTGGCGTAGGGATGGACCGGCGAGCGGACGATATCGCGAAGCGTCCCCTGCTCCACGATCTGGCCGGCATACATCACCGCGACGCGGTCGCAGATCTCGATCGCAACGCCGATATCGTGGGTGACGAAGATGACGGACATCCCGAACTCGCGCTGCAATTCGCGCAGCAGCAGCAGGATCTGGATCTGCACCGTGGCGTCGAGCGCCGTGGTCGGCTCGTCCGCCAGCAGAATCTTCGGACGGCAGGCCAGCGCGAGCGCGATCATCGCACGCTGGCGCATGCCGCCGGACATTTCGTGCGGATAGGCATCGAGCCGCCGTTTTGCCGAGGGGATGCGCACCACCTCCAGCATCTCGAGCGCGCGGGCCCTACCCTCCGCGTCGCTTTTGCCTTCGTGGCGCACCACGCTCTCGGCGATCTGCGCACCGATGGTGTAGACCGGGTCGAGCGCCAGCGCCGGCTCCTGAAAGATCATCGACACGGTCTGGCCGCGGAACGACGACAACTCCTCGTCGTTCATGGCGAGCACGTCACGCCCCATCACGCTGACCTTGCCGGAAATCTGCGTGCGCTTCTTCGGCAACAGCCGCATCAGCGCACGCAGGGTCACGCTCTTGCCCGAACCGGACTCGCCGAGCAGGCCCAACACCTCGCCATCACCAAGCGAGAGATTGAGATCGTTCACGGCATAGACCGTGCGCTCGCCGGTGAAGCGAATGTTGAGGCCTGAGATCTCGACGAGCTCTGTCATGACGGCAGTTTTGGCAATCGGTCGTGATAATCCGTGACGCGCTGGAACGCCGCACCGATGGTGAGCAAGGTCGCTTCATCAAAGGAGCGGCCGATCAGCTGCATGCCGATTGGCAGGCCAGCTTTGGTGAAGCCCGAGGGCACGGTGAGCGAGGGCAGGCCGAGGAAATTCACCGGACGGGTGAACAACGTCAGCCGCTGCAGCAACGCCGGCGCATTCGGTCCGCCGCCGACATCGCTCTCCTCGATCGTCGGCGCCGGGACAGGCGAGGCCGGCGCGATGATCGCGTCGACGCCAGCGGCCGCCGCATTGTGCGCGGCGAGTGCCGGGCCACGCCAGCGCATCGCCTCGAGGTAGGTGATGGCGGGAACGGCGAGGCCGTTCTGCAGCCGCATCAGTACCTGCGCGCCATAATCCTGCGGCCGCTCGATCATCCAGCGCTTGTGGAAAGCGGCGGCTTCCGCCGCGAGCACGAGCTGGCTTGCCGCGGACAATTGCCGCTGGTCCGGCAGCTCCACCTTGACGATGTCGGCACCCTCGCGCTTGAGCACCGCGATCGTCTCGTCCAGCACCCGCGCGACCTCGCTGTCGAGATCATCGACATAGAAGGACGCGGGGACGCCGATCTTGAGGCCCTTCAGCGAGCCCCTGGTCGCCGCGACATAGTCCGACAGTGGCTCGTGGCTCGCGGTCGAATCCTCGGGGTCGGGGCCAGCCATCAGCGCCAGCAGCAGCGCGCAATCTTCCGCGGTGCGCGCAAGCGGGCCGACCGTGTCGAGCGATTGCGACAGCGGCATCGCGCCGGCGCGGCTGACGCGGCCGACCGTGGTCTTCAGCCCCGTGACGCCGCAGAAATGCGCGGGCATGCGGATCGAGCCGCCGGTATCCGAGCCGAGCGCCGCATAGGTCAGCCGCGCGGCGACCGCCGAGCCCGAGCCCGAGGAGGACCCGCCGGTGATATGCGCGACGTTCCAGGGATTGCGCACCGGGCCGTAATGGGCGTTGTGGCCAGTCGGGCCGTAGGCGAACTCTGCAAGGTGCAGCGTACCAAGGCGAACCTGTCCGGCGTCCTTCAAGCGCTGCAACGCGGTCGAGGTGACGGTCGGCACGAAATCGTGGCGGATCAGCGAGCCGCAGGTCGCAACCTTGCCGGCGTCGTAATACATGTCCTTGTGAGCCAGCGGGACACCATGCAGCGGGCCTCGCACCTCGCCCTTGGCAAGCTCGGCATCGGCGGTATCGGCTGCCTTCAGCGCGGCCTCCGACTCGATCGACATGAAGGCGTTGAGATGCGGCTGCCATTGCGCGATGCGGTGCAACAGCGCGCGCGTCACCTCATGCGAGGAGATCTGCTTCATCGCGATCGCACGCGCGACCTCGGTAAGCGTCATCAGGGCAGGTTCAGTGCTCATTTCGACACCTTCGCGGCTTGCGCGAGCGGATAGAGCGCGGGCTCGAGGTCGAACGGCAGCGTGCCGGCGATGGCGGCAAAACCCTCGAAGGCCGGCCCGATGGAATTGGAGATGCGTGTCGCGATCTCCTCGTCGACAGGAACACCGGCGACCTGCGCCGTCGCCTGGATTTCTTTTGTCGTCGGTCTCGTCATGCGGTTTCCTCTCCCGGCGCGCGGCTATGGCCAGATCCCGGAATGGCCATATAGCACGCGGCCTCGTGGCCCATTGTATCGAGCGCTGTGAGCTTTGGTGTCGCATTTGCGCAGAGCGGCTCCGCAAACGGACAACGGGTGTGGAAGCGGCAGCCCGCCGGCGGGTCGATCGGATTGGGCGGATCGCCCGAGATCGGCGGCTTCTCCGTGCGGCTATCAGGATCGGAGGACGGCATCGCGGCCAACAATGCACGCGTGTAGGGATGTGCGGGCTGGTCCCAGACCTGGTCGACCGGGCCGAGCTCGACGACCTCGCCGAGATACATCACCAGCACGCGGTCGCTGATGTAGCGCACGACGTTGAGGTCATGACTGATGAAGAGATAGGTCAGGCCGAACTCGCGCTTGAGGTCGGCGAGCAGGTTGAGCACCTGCGCCTCGACGGATTTGTCGAGCGCCGAGACGGCCTCATCGAGGATCACTAGCCGCGGCGACAGCGCGAGCGCGCGGGCGATGTTGACGCGCTGGCGCTGGCCGCCGGAGATTTCGTGCGGATAGCGGTTGGCGAAATTTGCAGGGACCAAGCCGACCTTGCCGAGCAGTTCACGGGCCAGCGCGCGTGCTGCGCTATCAGCCATGCCATGGACCTTCGGGCCGAAGGCGATCGACTCCTCGATCGTCAGGCGTGGATTGAGCGAGGCATAGGAATCCTGGAACACCATCTGCATGCCGCGGCGCAGCTCGCGCAACGACAGAGCCTGCCCGACGGTCATGCCGTCATAGATGATGTCGCCGTCATCGCGCGGCATCAGGTGCATCAAGAGGCGCGCGGTGGTCGATTTGCCGCAGCCGGACTCGCCGACGATACCGACTGTCTCGCCCTTGGCGACGGAGAAGGAGACATTGTCCACCGCGCGCACGGTGCGCTTGGCGGCAAACAGCCCGCCGCGGACGGGGAAGTGTTTTGTCAGGCCGTTGACCTGAAGCAGCGGCTGCGCGACGCCGCCGCGGTCTTCAACCGGCTCCAGCATGGCGATGGAAGTGGCGGTCTCGCTCATGCCCGCGATCTCCCACCTCTCCCCGACGGGGAGAGGTCGGCGCGCAGCGCCGGGTGAGGGGGCGCGGCAAACTCGGTGCAGCGGAACCCCTCACCCGGATCGCATCTGACGACGCGATCCGACCTCTCCCTATGGGAGAGGTGTGGCACCGCCGACGCCGCGACAATCTGCGTTTCTCTCATCATGGGCTAGTTCCTGATGTCCATGGCGCTGCGCAGGCCGTCCGAGAGCAGGTTGAAGCAGATCGACACCGCGAAGATCATCGCGCCCGGCAAAGCTGCCACCCAGGGATTGACGTAGATCGCGGTGCGCAAGGTGTTGAGCATCAGGCCCCATTCCGGCTCCGGCGGTTTTGTGCCGAGGCCGAGGAAGGAGAGGCCCGCGGCCAGGATCATCGAGACCGAGATCAGGCTGGTGGCATAGACGAAGATCGCCCCCAGCACGTTGCCGAGGATGTGCACGCGCATGATGGTGAAGGGCCCGGCACCGGAGGCGCGCGCGGCTTCGACGAAATCCATGTTGCGCACGCCGGTCGTGACGCTCTCGGCGACACGGGTGATCTGCGGCACGAACACGATGGTGAGCGCCACGATGGAGTTGAGGATGCCGGCGCCGAGCGCGCCGGAGATCGCGATCGCCAGCAGCACGGAGGGAAAGGCGTAGAACACGTCCACCGTGCGCATGATCGCGGTGTTGAGCTTGCCGCCGACATAACCGGCGATGATGCCGAGCGAGGTGCCGATGCCGAAGGCGAGGATCACGGGCAAAATGCCGATCACCAATGACAGCCGTCCGCCGTAAATCAGCCGCGCCAGCATGTCGCGGCCGAGCTCGTCGGTGCCGAGCGGATAGCCTGAAGTGCCGATGTGGCGGAGGCGGCGGATCATCGAGCCCTTGTAGGGATCTTCCAGACCCAGCAACGGCGCAAGGATGGCGGAGACGAAGATCAGCAGCAGCACGATGGCGCAGGCCATGCTGACCTTGTCGCGCAGGATGCGACGGCCGACCGTCGCCCAATAACCGCGCGCCTTGGTCGCGGGCGCGGCCTGCAGCGCGGCGTCGGTGGTGGCGGACAAGGGGAGCTCGCTCATGGCCGGGCTCCGCTTGGAGATGAGGCTGAACGATGCAAGCCGAGGAGACGGTGCACCTCTCCCGCTTGCGGGAGAGGTCGCGCCAAAGGCGCGGGTGAGGGTTTTCTCCTCTGGGGGGTTCTCGCGAGAGGAGACACCCTCTCCCCAACCCTCCCCCGCAGGCGGGGGAGGGAGCGCACCGTTTGCTTGGCAACAGCTGGGCTCACCGCTAGCCCCGCTTGATGCGCGGATCGATCGCGGCTTGCGCGATGTCGACCAGCAGGTTGAGAAAGACGAAGAACAGCGCCAGCACCAGGATCGTGCCCTGCAGCAGCGGCAGGTCGCGCTGGAAGATCGCCGAGTTGAGCAGGAAGCCCGAGCCCGGCCAGGAGAACACGGTCTCGATCAGGATCGAGCCGCCGAGCATGTAGCCGAGCTGGAGTCCCATCACCGCGAGCGCGGTCGGCGCGGCGTTCTTGATGACGTGGCGGAACACCCCGCGCTCATGCAGGCCCTTGGCGCGCAGCGCCTCGACGAAATCCTGCGAGAGAATGTCGCCGGTGAGCGCGCGCACCGTGCGGGTGACGATGCCCATCGGGATCACCGAGGTCGTGATCGCCGGCAGCACCAGATATTTCAGATGCGCCCAGTCCCAGGCCCAGGAGTTGGAGCCGTTGGGACCGGCGCCGACCGCGGGCAGCCAGTTCAGCTCGACCGAGAAAATGATCACGAGCACCATGCCAAGCCAGTAATGCGGCACCGAGACGCCGGCGATGGCGAACGACGTCGCGAGCTTGTCGATCCAGGTCTCGCGAAAGTAGCCTGCGATCAGGCCGAGCAGGATGCCCATGGTGAAGCCGATAAAAGCGGCGGCAATCGCCAGCGTCACGGTGTTGCCGACCGCGCGCATGACCTCGGCGAGCACCGGGCGTCCCGTCGCGATGGAATTGCCGAGATCGCCGTGTAGCGCACGCAGCAGCCAGAGCCCGAATTGCACCGGCAGCGGCCGGTCGAACCCATAGGCGGCGCGAAGCTGTGCCGCGAGCTCTTGCGAGGCATCGGCCGGCAGCACCGCGACCAGCGGATCGCCCGGCGTGATGTGCACGAGCAGAAAGCACACCAGCGCCACGCTGATGACGATCGGGATCACATAGACGATGCGTCTGGCGATATAGGCGAGCACGTTTGATACTCAGGTTAGCGCGTAGATGCCGTCATGGCCGGGCTTGTCCCGGCCATCCACGTACTTGTTCCGTCATTCCGGGGCGATGCGCAGCATCGAACCCGGAATGACCGAGCAATTGGAAAGACGTGGATGCCCGGGTCAAGCCCGGGCATGACGTGTTGATAGAGCGTGCTCGCCTCACTACTGAATCGAGATCGGCGAGAAGTCGATGAACCAGCTCTTCGGCTGGATCACGCCGGTCACCTTCGGGCTCATGGCGCGCGGGCCGACGTCGTGGGCGACGTAGAGGAAGGCTGCGTCGTCGACGGAGGCTGCGTGCAGCTCGGCGAGCGCGGCATCGCGCGCGACGGGATCGAAGGTCTGCCGCGCCTTCTTCACCAGCTCGTCGAACTTGGGATTGTTGATGAAACCCCAATTGTTCGAGACCGGCGGGGCCATGCCCGATTGCAGGAAGCGCACCAGCGCGAAGAACGGGTCCATCGCCGCGTAGGTGACGTTGGTCGCATTCGAGCCGTTGGCGCTGGGATCCTTGGCGCCGCGACGCCAGTTGGTGAACAGCGTGTTCCACTCGATGACGTCAAGCTGCACGTCGAAATAACATTCGGCGAGGGCCTGCTGGAGATATTCGTTCATCGGCAGCGGCTGCATCTGGCCCGAGCCCGACGCCGAGGTCTGGATCTTCACCGTCAGCTTCTTGTTCGGACCGAAGCCGGCCTCCTGCATCAGTTTCTGCGCGGCCGGCTTGTCGTATTTGATCTCGAAGGTCGGCTTGCCGCGCCAGGGATGGCCGGGCTCGAACGTGCCGGTCGCGGGCACCATCAGGCCGGCGAGCAGGCCGTCCTTGAGGCCTTCGCGGTCAACGCAGAGATTGGCGGCCTTGCGAACGCGAATGTCGTTCCAGGGCGAGCCTTCGACGCGCGAGAACTGCCACGGCCAGACATGCGGCTGCTCATTGGCATAGAGCTTGAAGCCGCGCTGCTTCAGCTCGGGCAGCGCATCCGGCGCCGGCGCCTCGACCCAATCGACCTGTCCGGACAGCAGCGCCGCGGTGCGCGCATTGGCCTCGGGCATCGGCAACAGAACCATCTTGTCGATCTTGGGCACGCGCGCCTTGTCCCAATAGTCAGCATTCTTGACCAGCTCGAGCCGCTCGCGCGGCGTGAAGCCCGCCATCTTCCAGGGGCCGGTGCCCGCGGCGTCCTTGGCAAAGGCGGCCCAGGCGGCCTGCGATTTGGCCTTGGCGTCGGCGCCTTCCGCCTTGTCATAGAAGTGCTGCCACTTCGCCGGGCTCGCCATGAAGAGATTGGTGAGATTGATCGGCAGGAAGCTGTCGGGCTCCTTGGTGGTGAGCTCGACCGTCATGTCGTCGATCTTCTTCGCGGACGCCAGCGTCGGCATGCGCGAGGCCGTGACGCCGACCTGGCTCGGATCGAACTGCGGCGCGTCCTGCTTCAGGACCTTATCGACGTTCCACACCACGGCATCGGCGTTGAACGGAGTGCCGTCATGGAAGGTGACGCCGGGGCGCAGCTTGAAGGTCCATTTGGTCTTGTCCGACTCGTCGACCTTCCACTCGGTGGCAAGGCCGGGGATCACCACGCTGGGCTTGTCGGCGGACGACAGGTCCCAGCCGGTGAGCGCGTCATACATGGTGACGCCGGTGAAGCGGTTGCCTTCAAAACCCTGGTCAGGCTGACCAAGCGTGCGTGGAATATCGGCAGCGGTCATGCCGATGCGCAGCACTGTCTCGGCGCTGGCCGCGCGCGGCCATGCGGCCGCAGTCGTCACGGCAAGTGCAGCGATCAGCGCTGCACGCGCGGTTGTCTTGATAAGCATCGCCGTCGTCCTTTTCCCTGAAACGATGATTAATTTTGATGCAAACGTATGCAAT
Coding sequences within it:
- a CDS encoding AMP nucleosidase; amino-acid sequence: MQSPPSIATKSFSDASAAVARLEEIYERNTKFLRDRFEAYVSGEAITTRVRAYYPFVRLTTATHARLDSRLAYGFVAGPGVHETSVTRPDLFRAYLTEQIGLLIQNHGVPVEIGESVEPIPIHFAYRRDINIEAAITTSESSLATRSLRDAFDVPDLATMDDSIADGTFELRPGTPEPLSLFRAARVDYSLRRLYHYTGTDPEHFQNFVIFTNYQFYVDAFAQACQQRLQSGEAGLDAFVAPGNVITHSGGATSGDAPVRTPQMPAFHLVAPDCRGITLINIGTGPSNARNVTDHVAVLRPHAWLMLGHCAGLRNTQRLGDYVLAHGYVREDHVLDRELPLWVPIPALAEMQVALEQAVEDVTGLEGFELKRLMRTGTVASVDNRNWEISGPDVIRRMSQSRAVALDMESAAIAANGYRFRVPYGTLLCVSDKPLHGEIKLAGMASEFYRHRVGQHLEIGLKALERLKQQESERLHSRKLRSFAEVAFQ
- a CDS encoding HlyD family type I secretion periplasmic adaptor subunit, which encodes MSTMTVGGTKPAAPKTVRESIRFHLFLGLGIVAFLAVGLGGWASTVLISGALIAPGQIVVESNVKKVQHPTGGVVGEVRARDGDVVKAGDIVVRLDDTVTRANLAIVTKNLDAAQARAARLQAEQRGLDKIEFPQALLDRRDDPDVKALLSAESKLFEVRVNGRAGQKAQLRERIQQLNEEIDGLQAQEKAKDKEIALVQQELTGVRDLYDKHLVQISRLTTLERDSARLNGERAQYIASRAQAKGKITETELQIIQVDKDMVSEVSKDLRETNDKSGELIERKVAAEDQLRRVDIRAPQDGMVLQSTVHTVGGVVTAGDTLMLIVPQTDDLQVEAKVNPVDIDKLQIGQKTLLRLSAFNQRTTPELNGVVSRVSPDVTTDQRTGQSYYTIRVSMSAEEVARLGDSKLIPGMPVEAFVQTGDRTMLSYLLKPLHDQFMRAFREK
- a CDS encoding type I secretion system permease/ATPase, with the translated sequence MAAVPGLRRSELGDALRACRTAFVGVGFMSCMINLLYLTGSIFMLEVYDRVLPSRSIPTLVGLIILASGLYMGQGVLDMIRGRILGRVGTALDEALNKRVFDTIVRLPLLVGNRNEGLQPLRDLDNVRSFLSGMGPSAFFDLPWLPLYLAICFAFHVMIGVTALVGAIILVGLTLVTEFLSRQPAKEAMGLAAQRNDLAQSSRRNAEVLVSMGMAGRLNQRWSAANEKYLAGNQRASDVAGGLGAIAKVLRMMLQSAVLAVGAYLVIHQEATAGIIIAGSILSARALAPVDLAIAHWKSFVAARQSWHRLSRLLEQMPAQATPTQLQAPTSRLSVEGVAMVAPGDQRIIVQDVTFALEAGNGLGVIGPSGSGKSSLIRALVGVWQPVRGKVRLDGAALDQWSSDVLGRHIGYLPQDVELFGGTIAQNISRFDPEATSDGIISAAKEAGVHEMIIKMREGYNTQVGEQGASLSAGQAQRVALARALYGNPFLIVLDEPNSNLDTEGDEALTRAIRTSRERGAIVIVVAHRPIGVEAVDQILVLRDGRMQAFGPKEQVLAQVLQPRVAPPAPIKVVSEGGVAKA
- a CDS encoding GlsB/YeaQ/YmgE family stress response membrane protein; this encodes MYISGQSLIIILFVGLVAGWLAGKVVRGSGFGIIGDIVIGIAGAFVASFLFPKLGIHLGLGLVSEIIYSAIGAVILLLVVRLVRGGGRL
- a CDS encoding ABC transporter ATP-binding protein, whose protein sequence is MTELVEISGLNIRFTGERTVYAVNDLNLSLGDGEVLGLLGESGSGKSVTLRALMRLLPKKRTQISGKVSVMGRDVLAMNDEELSSFRGQTVSMIFQEPALALDPVYTIGAQIAESVVRHEGKSDAEGRARALEMLEVVRIPSAKRRLDAYPHEMSGGMRQRAMIALALACRPKILLADEPTTALDATVQIQILLLLRELQREFGMSVIFVTHDIGVAIEICDRVAVMYAGQIVEQGTLRDIVRSPVHPYAKGLLASTIHGARRGQRLETIPGTPPSLAEKPNCCSFAPRCKLAEPRCLEQLPPNVEVGPGRAARCVLAEAATAT
- a CDS encoding amidase; the encoded protein is MSTEPALMTLTEVARAIAMKQISSHEVTRALLHRIAQWQPHLNAFMSIESEAALKAADTADAELAKGEVRGPLHGVPLAHKDMYYDAGKVATCGSLIRHDFVPTVTSTALQRLKDAGQVRLGTLHLAEFAYGPTGHNAHYGPVRNPWNVAHITGGSSSGSGSAVAARLTYAALGSDTGGSIRMPAHFCGVTGLKTTVGRVSRAGAMPLSQSLDTVGPLARTAEDCALLLALMAGPDPEDSTASHEPLSDYVAATRGSLKGLKIGVPASFYVDDLDSEVARVLDETIAVLKREGADIVKVELPDQRQLSAASQLVLAAEAAAFHKRWMIERPQDYGAQVLMRLQNGLAVPAITYLEAMRWRGPALAAHNAAAAGVDAIIAPASPVPAPTIEESDVGGGPNAPALLQRLTLFTRPVNFLGLPSLTVPSGFTKAGLPIGMQLIGRSFDEATLLTIGAAFQRVTDYHDRLPKLPS
- a CDS encoding ABC transporter ATP-binding protein, whose translation is MSETATSIAMLEPVEDRGGVAQPLLQVNGLTKHFPVRGGLFAAKRTVRAVDNVSFSVAKGETVGIVGESGCGKSTTARLLMHLMPRDDGDIIYDGMTVGQALSLRELRRGMQMVFQDSYASLNPRLTIEESIAFGPKVHGMADSAARALARELLGKVGLVPANFANRYPHEISGGQRQRVNIARALALSPRLVILDEAVSALDKSVEAQVLNLLADLKREFGLTYLFISHDLNVVRYISDRVLVMYLGEVVELGPVDQVWDQPAHPYTRALLAAMPSSDPDSRTEKPPISGDPPNPIDPPAGCRFHTRCPFAEPLCANATPKLTALDTMGHEAACYMAIPGSGHSRAPGEETA